A genomic window from Hippocampus zosterae strain Florida chromosome 13, ASM2543408v3, whole genome shotgun sequence includes:
- the LOC127613126 gene encoding uncharacterized protein LOC127613126 isoform X2: protein MSWTARGGLIILLFGVQVVRGLEGRSWGGTYAWKKVCALTGATVDLRCFFTYPPKINGQDVSVEKTLWFTKERDRQPEDLRSDPQYAGRLHGDCHGNWCTLSIAELRASDSAVYKFRFVTNRLSGGSYTVTPGVNLTVTDLSVQWHTPDEQSLSCVSKCSLGSPTSYIWYENGEEVPNENFKVYTPTSGSKNSYSCAIKGHRQLVSPPMCVSRSCNKVHYHKGSICALKGSSVDLNCTYSSYDELESKFWYRPDHKHLWADPSVPQDLRLEEQYHARVEFPPEFEGHCTLRIQNVTESDSAEYRFKFTARDFEWMNSLPGTNLTVTAATVRVNAVKVEDSHTVARLLCHTGCRPSADLSFCWRRNGDPLARCSPLHAAKPLELILNPGDYVTCDVEGHPLSISPRLYALRAPSVSLSDSGDILEGAPLNLSCISDSSFAEHRWYKQIRPSRRQIMTSGPVLVFRSIKSSDSAEYFCTVDNELGKKMSEPVVIDVKCEFSGTLTYVSVVFSRWGSVQDYTGMSTLHRSF from the exons ATGAGTTGGACCGCACGGGGAGGGTTGATCATTTTGCTCTTTGGCGTACAAG TGGTCCGGGGTCTGGAGGGCAGGTCCTGGGGAGGGACTTACGCTTGGAAGAAGGTTTGCGCCCTGACAGGAGCAACGGTGGACCTCCGCTGCTTCTTCACGTACCCGCCCAAGATAAACGGCCAAGACGTGAGCGTTGAGAAGACCTTGTGGTTTACCAAAGAACGCGACCGTCAGCCTGAAGATCTGAGGTCGGACCCGCAGTACGCCGGTCGTCTGCACGGTGACTGTCACGGCAACTGGTGCACTTTGTCAATCGCCGAGCTGAGGGCGAGCGACTCGGCCGTGTACAAGTTCCGATTCGTCACAAACCGACTGAGTGGAGGAAGCTACACGGTCACGCCGGGAGTCAATCTCACGGTCACCG ATCTCAGCGTCCAGTGGCATACACCCGACGAACAATCTCTGAGTTGCGTCAGCAAGTGCAGTCTGGGCTCTCCGACTTCATACATCTGGTACGAGAATGGAGAGGAAGTCCCCAATGAAAACTTCAAAGTATACACTCCGACATCCGGCTCGAAAAACAGCTACTCCTGTGCAATCAAAGGGCACCGGCAGCTTGTATCACCTCCGATGT GTGTGTCCCGCTCTTGCAACAAGGTGCATTACCACAAAGGGAGCATCTGCGCCCTCAAAGGCTCGTCGGTGGACCTCAACTGCACTTATAGCAGCTACGATGAGCTCGAGTCCAAATTCTGGTACAGACCGGATCACAAACACTTGTGGGCGGATCCCTCCGTCCCTCAGGACCTCCGGTTGGAAGAGCAGTACCACGCTCGCGTCGAGTTCCCTCCAGAATTTGAGGGACATTGCACCCTGAGAATCCAGAACGTGACCGAGAGCGATTCCGCCGAGTATCGCTTCAAATTCACCGCGCGAGATTTTGAATGGATGAATAGTCTACCCGGAACCAACTTGACAGTCACAG CTGCCACGGTGCGGGTGAACGCCGTCAAAGTGGAGGATTCTCACACGGTCGCTCGCTTGTTGTGCCACACGGGCTGCAGACCGTCAGCCGATTTGTCTTTCTGCTGGCGGCGGAATGGGGACCCGCTGGCTCGCTGCTCCCCTCTCCACGCCGCCAAACCTCTGGAACTCATTTTAAATCCCGGAGACTACGTCACCTGCGACGTAGAAGGGCATCCGCTCAGTATCTCTCCTCGCCTGT ATGCTCTGAGAGCCCCCTCGGTGTCGCTGAGCGACTCTGGCGACATCTTGGAGGGTGCTCCGCTGAATCTGAGCTGCATCAGTGACAGCAGTTTCGCTGAACACCGTTGGTACAAACAGATTAGACCCTCCCGCCGACAAATCATGACAAGTGGACCAGTGCTGGTCTTCAGATCCATCAAGTCTTCGGACTCCGCCGAGTATTTTTGCACTGTGGACAACGAGCTGGGGAAGAAGATGTCAGAACCTGTTGTGATTGACGTCAAATGTGAgttcagtggtaccttgacttatgtaagtgttgttttttctcgGTGGGGGTCTGTCCAAGACTATACGGGCATGTCGACTCTTCACCGGTCTTTCTAG
- the LOC127613126 gene encoding uncharacterized protein LOC127613126 isoform X1 gives MTATCGAGNLHGHLCSVSSHGSPLTTPVVLCVPVVRGLEGRSWGGTYAWKKVCALTGATVDLRCFFTYPPKINGQDVSVEKTLWFTKERDRQPEDLRSDPQYAGRLHGDCHGNWCTLSIAELRASDSAVYKFRFVTNRLSGGSYTVTPGVNLTVTDLSVQWHTPDEQSLSCVSKCSLGSPTSYIWYENGEEVPNENFKVYTPTSGSKNSYSCAIKGHRQLVSPPMCVSRSCNKVHYHKGSICALKGSSVDLNCTYSSYDELESKFWYRPDHKHLWADPSVPQDLRLEEQYHARVEFPPEFEGHCTLRIQNVTESDSAEYRFKFTARDFEWMNSLPGTNLTVTAATVRVNAVKVEDSHTVARLLCHTGCRPSADLSFCWRRNGDPLARCSPLHAAKPLELILNPGDYVTCDVEGHPLSISPRLYALRAPSVSLSDSGDILEGAPLNLSCISDSSFAEHRWYKQIRPSRRQIMTSGPVLVFRSIKSSDSAEYFCTVDNELGKKMSEPVVIDVKCEFSGTLTYVSVVFSRWGSVQDYTGMSTLHRSF, from the exons ATGACCGCGACCTGCGGGGCCGGCAATCTGCACGGGCATCTCTGTTCCGTTTCCTCCCACGGGAGTCCATTAACCACGCCAGTGGTCTTGTGTGTTCCAGTGGTCCGGGGTCTGGAGGGCAGGTCCTGGGGAGGGACTTACGCTTGGAAGAAGGTTTGCGCCCTGACAGGAGCAACGGTGGACCTCCGCTGCTTCTTCACGTACCCGCCCAAGATAAACGGCCAAGACGTGAGCGTTGAGAAGACCTTGTGGTTTACCAAAGAACGCGACCGTCAGCCTGAAGATCTGAGGTCGGACCCGCAGTACGCCGGTCGTCTGCACGGTGACTGTCACGGCAACTGGTGCACTTTGTCAATCGCCGAGCTGAGGGCGAGCGACTCGGCCGTGTACAAGTTCCGATTCGTCACAAACCGACTGAGTGGAGGAAGCTACACGGTCACGCCGGGAGTCAATCTCACGGTCACCG ATCTCAGCGTCCAGTGGCATACACCCGACGAACAATCTCTGAGTTGCGTCAGCAAGTGCAGTCTGGGCTCTCCGACTTCATACATCTGGTACGAGAATGGAGAGGAAGTCCCCAATGAAAACTTCAAAGTATACACTCCGACATCCGGCTCGAAAAACAGCTACTCCTGTGCAATCAAAGGGCACCGGCAGCTTGTATCACCTCCGATGT GTGTGTCCCGCTCTTGCAACAAGGTGCATTACCACAAAGGGAGCATCTGCGCCCTCAAAGGCTCGTCGGTGGACCTCAACTGCACTTATAGCAGCTACGATGAGCTCGAGTCCAAATTCTGGTACAGACCGGATCACAAACACTTGTGGGCGGATCCCTCCGTCCCTCAGGACCTCCGGTTGGAAGAGCAGTACCACGCTCGCGTCGAGTTCCCTCCAGAATTTGAGGGACATTGCACCCTGAGAATCCAGAACGTGACCGAGAGCGATTCCGCCGAGTATCGCTTCAAATTCACCGCGCGAGATTTTGAATGGATGAATAGTCTACCCGGAACCAACTTGACAGTCACAG CTGCCACGGTGCGGGTGAACGCCGTCAAAGTGGAGGATTCTCACACGGTCGCTCGCTTGTTGTGCCACACGGGCTGCAGACCGTCAGCCGATTTGTCTTTCTGCTGGCGGCGGAATGGGGACCCGCTGGCTCGCTGCTCCCCTCTCCACGCCGCCAAACCTCTGGAACTCATTTTAAATCCCGGAGACTACGTCACCTGCGACGTAGAAGGGCATCCGCTCAGTATCTCTCCTCGCCTGT ATGCTCTGAGAGCCCCCTCGGTGTCGCTGAGCGACTCTGGCGACATCTTGGAGGGTGCTCCGCTGAATCTGAGCTGCATCAGTGACAGCAGTTTCGCTGAACACCGTTGGTACAAACAGATTAGACCCTCCCGCCGACAAATCATGACAAGTGGACCAGTGCTGGTCTTCAGATCCATCAAGTCTTCGGACTCCGCCGAGTATTTTTGCACTGTGGACAACGAGCTGGGGAAGAAGATGTCAGAACCTGTTGTGATTGACGTCAAATGTGAgttcagtggtaccttgacttatgtaagtgttgttttttctcgGTGGGGGTCTGTCCAAGACTATACGGGCATGTCGACTCTTCACCGGTCTTTCTAG
- the LOC127613126 gene encoding uncharacterized protein LOC127613126 isoform X3: MTATCGAGNLHGHLCSVSSHGSPLTTPVVLCVPVVRGLEGRSWGGTYAWKKVCALTGATVDLRCFFTYPPKINGQDVSVEKTLWFTKERDRQPEDLRSDPQYAGRLHDLSVQWHTPDEQSLSCVSKCSLGSPTSYIWYENGEEVPNENFKVYTPTSGSKNSYSCAIKGHRQLVSPPMCVSRSCNKVHYHKGSICALKGSSVDLNCTYSSYDELESKFWYRPDHKHLWADPSVPQDLRLEEQYHARVEFPPEFEGHCTLRIQNVTESDSAEYRFKFTARDFEWMNSLPGTNLTVTAATVRVNAVKVEDSHTVARLLCHTGCRPSADLSFCWRRNGDPLARCSPLHAAKPLELILNPGDYVTCDVEGHPLSISPRLYALRAPSVSLSDSGDILEGAPLNLSCISDSSFAEHRWYKQIRPSRRQIMTSGPVLVFRSIKSSDSAEYFCTVDNELGKKMSEPVVIDVKCEFSGTLTYVSVVFSRWGSVQDYTGMSTLHRSF; this comes from the exons ATGACCGCGACCTGCGGGGCCGGCAATCTGCACGGGCATCTCTGTTCCGTTTCCTCCCACGGGAGTCCATTAACCACGCCAGTGGTCTTGTGTGTTCCAGTGGTCCGGGGTCTGGAGGGCAGGTCCTGGGGAGGGACTTACGCTTGGAAGAAGGTTTGCGCCCTGACAGGAGCAACGGTGGACCTCCGCTGCTTCTTCACGTACCCGCCCAAGATAAACGGCCAAGACGTGAGCGTTGAGAAGACCTTGTGGTTTACCAAAGAACGCGACCGTCAGCCTGAAGATCTGAGGTCGGACCCGCAGTACGCCGGTCGTCTGCACG ATCTCAGCGTCCAGTGGCATACACCCGACGAACAATCTCTGAGTTGCGTCAGCAAGTGCAGTCTGGGCTCTCCGACTTCATACATCTGGTACGAGAATGGAGAGGAAGTCCCCAATGAAAACTTCAAAGTATACACTCCGACATCCGGCTCGAAAAACAGCTACTCCTGTGCAATCAAAGGGCACCGGCAGCTTGTATCACCTCCGATGT GTGTGTCCCGCTCTTGCAACAAGGTGCATTACCACAAAGGGAGCATCTGCGCCCTCAAAGGCTCGTCGGTGGACCTCAACTGCACTTATAGCAGCTACGATGAGCTCGAGTCCAAATTCTGGTACAGACCGGATCACAAACACTTGTGGGCGGATCCCTCCGTCCCTCAGGACCTCCGGTTGGAAGAGCAGTACCACGCTCGCGTCGAGTTCCCTCCAGAATTTGAGGGACATTGCACCCTGAGAATCCAGAACGTGACCGAGAGCGATTCCGCCGAGTATCGCTTCAAATTCACCGCGCGAGATTTTGAATGGATGAATAGTCTACCCGGAACCAACTTGACAGTCACAG CTGCCACGGTGCGGGTGAACGCCGTCAAAGTGGAGGATTCTCACACGGTCGCTCGCTTGTTGTGCCACACGGGCTGCAGACCGTCAGCCGATTTGTCTTTCTGCTGGCGGCGGAATGGGGACCCGCTGGCTCGCTGCTCCCCTCTCCACGCCGCCAAACCTCTGGAACTCATTTTAAATCCCGGAGACTACGTCACCTGCGACGTAGAAGGGCATCCGCTCAGTATCTCTCCTCGCCTGT ATGCTCTGAGAGCCCCCTCGGTGTCGCTGAGCGACTCTGGCGACATCTTGGAGGGTGCTCCGCTGAATCTGAGCTGCATCAGTGACAGCAGTTTCGCTGAACACCGTTGGTACAAACAGATTAGACCCTCCCGCCGACAAATCATGACAAGTGGACCAGTGCTGGTCTTCAGATCCATCAAGTCTTCGGACTCCGCCGAGTATTTTTGCACTGTGGACAACGAGCTGGGGAAGAAGATGTCAGAACCTGTTGTGATTGACGTCAAATGTGAgttcagtggtaccttgacttatgtaagtgttgttttttctcgGTGGGGGTCTGTCCAAGACTATACGGGCATGTCGACTCTTCACCGGTCTTTCTAG
- the si:ch211-133l11.10 gene encoding cdc42 homolog, with product MLPGDASAPEPRRVSLPLTLSPPSRRRLLPHLAVRRQRSAAAPERRVNCVLVGDGAVGKTSLIISYTTNGYPAGYVPTALDNFTAVVVVDGVPIQLQLCDTAGQKWGASDGSINDELERLRPLCYRSADVFLLCYSVVRPASFLNLTRRWVPEIRRHCPGTPLVLVGAQLDLREDVQVLIRLARNQERPVGSEEGRQLAQQLGAAGFAECSALTQKNLKEAFDAAILASIQQTRNGGEDLSAGRAWPQRLTLERKTPDKIKKLSEAWRRKIRCLLGDQNCEQLTA from the exons ATGCTTCCCGGGGACGCGAGCGCCCCCGAGCCTCGCCGCGTGTCGCTGCCGCTAACGCTGTCCCCGCCGAGCCGCCGCCGCTTGCTGCCGCACTTGGCCGTAAGGCGGCAGCGCTCGGCCGCTGCGCCCGAGCGCCGCGTCAACTGCGTCCTGGTGGGGGACGGCGCGGTGGGCAAGACCAGCCTGATCATCAGCTACACCACCAACGGCTACCCCGCCGGCTACGTGCCCACCGCCCTCGACAACTTCACAG ctgtggtggtggtggacggcGTGCCAATCCAACTGCAGCTGTGCGACACGGCAGGACAG AAATGGGGAGCTAGCGATGGATCCATCAAT GATGAGCTCGAGCGTCTACGACCGCTCTGCTACCGAAGCGCCGACGTCTTCCTGCTGTGCTACAGCGTGGTCCGACCCGCTTCCTTCCTCAATCTGACCCGACGCTGGGTGCCCGAGATCCGTCGGCACTGTCCCGGCACGCCTCTCGTCCTGGTGGGCGCCCAGCTGGACCTGCGAGAAGACGTGCAAGTGCTGATCAGACTGGCCCGGAACCAGGAGCGTCCGGTGGGCTCGGAAGAGGGCCGGCAGCTGGCCCAGCAGCTGGGCGCCGCCGGCTTCGCCGAATGCTCGGCGCTGACGCAGAAGAACCTCAAGGAGGCCTTCGATGCGGCCATCCTGGCGAGCATCCAACAGACGCGAAATGGCGGCGAAGACCTGAGCGCCGGTCGGGCGTGGCCACAGAGACTGACCCTCGAGAGGAAGACTCCCGACAAGATCAAGAAACTCTCTGAGGCTTGGCGCAGGAAGATCCGATGTCTGTTGGGGGACCAGAATTGCGAACAGTTGACTGCGTGA
- the dla gene encoding delta-like protein A isoform X2 → MYLLKMLLGAAVLAALLCQGLCSGVFELRLQEFLNKKGAQGNRNCCGRRGGDGGGSPASSSSSSAGQCACQTFFRVCLKHYQPNASPEPPCTYGGAVTPVLGANSFQVPDAIPESSFSNPVRINFGFTWPGTFSLIIEALHTDSKDDLSTDNPERVISTMITQRHLTVGEDWSQDLHTAGRTELKYAYRFVCDEHYYGDGCSVFCRPRDDAFGHFACGERGEIVCDAGWKGQYCTEPICLPGCDDEHGFCEKPGECKCRVGFKGRYCDECIRYPGCLHGTCQQPWQCNCQEGWGGLFCNQDLNYCTHHKPCMNGATCSNTGQGSYTCSCRPGFTGASCEIQVNECAGNPCRNGGSCADLENTYRCECPRGFYGNNCELSAMTCADGPCSNGGRCVDNPDGGYFCHCPTGYAGFTCEKKIDHCTSAPCSNGAHCVDLVNSYLCQCPEGFTGMNCDHAGDKCSSYPCQNGGTCQDAAHGYTCTCPPGYAGRNCSSPVSRCEHKPCHNGATCHERNNRYVCACAPGYGGRNCQFLLPEHAAIRGSEVPWMAVGSGVALVLLLLAGCAVLLGFLRSKAQRDGPGEAGGEGETINNLTNNCQRGERDAAVPPTPGVKNINKKMDLCGVEDPEEGASPGRRCDKSRPPPADYNLVREVNYERAAKDAASEAAREDKARSPDSFEFEEKHSKRLKCETSEINCPETSACADNKYKSVFVVSEEKDECIIATEV, encoded by the exons ATGTATTTATTGAAGATGCTGCTGGGCGCCGCGGTGCTGGCCGCGTTGCTGTGTCAG GGCTTGTGCTCGGGCGTGTTCGAGTTGCGCCTGCAGGAGTTCCTCAACAAGAAGGGCGCGCAGGGCAACCGAAACTGCTGCGGCCGGaggggcggcgacggcggcggctcccccgcctcgtcgtcgtcgtcgtccgcgGGGCAGTGCGCCTGCCAGACCTTCTTCCGGGTGTGCCTGAAGCACTACCAGCCCAACGCGTCGCCCGAGCCGCCGTGCACGTACGGCGGCGCCGTCACGCCCGTGTTGGGCGCCAACTCCTTCCAAGTGCCCGACGCCATCCCGGAGAGCTCCTTCAGCAACCCCGTCAGGATCAACTTCGGCTTCACTTGGCCG GGGACCTTCTCGCTCATCATTGAGGCACTGCACACCGACTCTAAAGACGACTTGTCCACAG ACAACCCGGAGCGAGTGATCAGCACCATGATCACCCAGCGCCACTTGACAGTGGGCGAGGACTGGTCGCAGGACCTGCACACGGCGGGCCGCACGGAGCTCAAGTACGCGTACCGCTTCGTGTGCGACGAGCACTACTACGGCGACGGATGCTCGGTCTTTTGCCGGCCCCGGGACGACGCCTTCGGACACTTTGCGTGCGGAGAACGCGGGGAGATCGTGTGCGACGCCGGCTGGAAGGGACAATACTGCACCGAGC CAATATGCCTGCCGGGCTGCGACGACGAGCACGGCTTCTGCGAGAAGCCCGGCGAGTGCAA GTGCCGGGTGGGCTTCAAGGGTCGCTACTGCGACGAGTGCATCCGCTACCCGGGCTGCCTCCACGGGACCTGCCAGCAGCCCTGGCAGTGCAACTGTCAGGAGGGCTGGGGGGGCCTCTTCTGCAATCAAG ACCTCAACTACTGCACGCACCACAAGCCCTGCATGAATGGGGCCACTTGTAGCAACACGGGCCAGGGCAGCTACACCTGTTCCTGCAGGCCCGGCTTCACTGGCGCCAGCTGCGAGATCCAAGTCAACGAATGCGCCGGGAACCCCTGCCGTAATGGGGGCAGCTGCGCC GACTTGGAGAACACCTACAGGTGCGAGTGCCCCCGCGGTTTCTACGGCAACAACTGCGAGCTGAGCGCCATGACGTGCGCCGACGGGCCGTGCTCCAACGGCGGCCGCTGCGTCGACAACCCCGACGGCGGCTACTTCTGCCACTGCCCCACCGGGTACGCCGGCTTCACCTGCGAGAAGAAGATCGACCACTGCACCTCGGCGCCCTGCTCCAACG GTGCTCATTGCGTGGATCTGGTCAACTCGTACCTGTGCCAGTGCCCAGAAGGCTTCACGGGCATGAACTGCGACCACGCCGGCGACAAGTGCTCCTCGTACCCCTGCCAGAACGGCGGCACCTGCCAGGACGCCGCTCACGGCTACACCTGCACCTGCCCGCCGGGCTACGCGGGGCGCAACTGCAGCTCGCCCGTCAGCCGCTGCGAACACAAGCCGTGCCACAACGGCGCCACCTGCCACGAGAGGAATAACCGCTACGTCTGCGCCTGCGCCCCGGGTTACGGCGGCCGCAACTGCCAGTTCTTGCTGCCCGAGCACGCCGCCATCCGAGGCTCCGAGGTGCCCTGGATGGCGGTCGGGTCCGGGGTGGCTCTGGTGCTCCTGCTTCTGGCGGGGTGCGCCGTGCTGCTTGGATTCCTCCGCTCCAAAGCCCAACGCGACGGTCCGGGGGAGGCCGGCGGAGAGGGCGAAACCATCAACAACCTGACCAATAACTGCCAACGCGGCGAGCGGGACGCCGCCGTCCCGCCGACTCCGGGCgtgaaaaacatcaacaaaaagatGGACTTGTGCGGCGTGGAGGATCCCGAGGAGGGGGCGTCACCGGGACGTCGGTGCGACAAGAGCAGACCGCCGCCCGCAGACTACAACCTGGTGCGCGAGGTCAACTACGAGCGGGCGGCCAAAGATGCGGCGTCGGAGGCTGCCCGCGAGGACAAGGCCCGATCCCCGGACTCCTTTGAGTTTGAGGAGAAACACAGCAAACGCTTAAAATG CGAAACGTCGGAAATAAATTGCCCGGAAACGTCCGCGTGTGCGGACAACAAGTACAAATCTGTGTTTGTCGTGTCGGAGGAGAAGGACGAATGTATCATTGCAACTGAG GTGTAA
- the dla gene encoding delta-like protein A isoform X1: protein MYLLKMLLGAAVLAALLCQGLCSGVFELRLQEFLNKKGAQGNRNCCGRRGGDGGGSPASSSSSSAGQCACQTFFRVCLKHYQPNASPEPPCTYGGAVTPVLGANSFQVPDAIPESSFSNPVRINFGFTWPGTFSLIIEALHTDSKDDLSTDNPERVISTMITQRHLTVGEDWSQDLHTAGRTELKYAYRFVCDEHYYGDGCSVFCRPRDDAFGHFACGERGEIVCDAGWKGQYCTEPICLPGCDDEHGFCEKPGECKCRVGFKGRYCDECIRYPGCLHGTCQQPWQCNCQEGWGGLFCNQDLNYCTHHKPCMNGATCSNTGQGSYTCSCRPGFTGASCEIQVNECAGNPCRNGGSCADLENTYRCECPRGFYGNNCELSAMTCADGPCSNGGRCVDNPDGGYFCHCPTGYAGFTCEKKIDHCTSAPCSNGAHCVDLVNSYLCQCPEGFTGMNCDHAGDKCSSYPCQNGGTCQDAAHGYTCTCPPGYAGRNCSSPVSRCEHKPCHNGATCHERNNRYVCACAPGYGGRNCQFLLPEHAAIRGSEVPWMAVGSGVALVLLLLAGCAVLLGFLRSKAQRDGPGEAGGEGETINNLTNNCQRGERDAAVPPTPGVKNINKKMDLCGVEDPEEGASPGRRCDKSRPPPADYNLVREVNYERAAKDAASEAAREDKARSPDSFEFEEKHSKRLKCETSEINCPETSACADNKYKSVFVVSEEKDECIIATEVSSC from the exons ATGTATTTATTGAAGATGCTGCTGGGCGCCGCGGTGCTGGCCGCGTTGCTGTGTCAG GGCTTGTGCTCGGGCGTGTTCGAGTTGCGCCTGCAGGAGTTCCTCAACAAGAAGGGCGCGCAGGGCAACCGAAACTGCTGCGGCCGGaggggcggcgacggcggcggctcccccgcctcgtcgtcgtcgtcgtccgcgGGGCAGTGCGCCTGCCAGACCTTCTTCCGGGTGTGCCTGAAGCACTACCAGCCCAACGCGTCGCCCGAGCCGCCGTGCACGTACGGCGGCGCCGTCACGCCCGTGTTGGGCGCCAACTCCTTCCAAGTGCCCGACGCCATCCCGGAGAGCTCCTTCAGCAACCCCGTCAGGATCAACTTCGGCTTCACTTGGCCG GGGACCTTCTCGCTCATCATTGAGGCACTGCACACCGACTCTAAAGACGACTTGTCCACAG ACAACCCGGAGCGAGTGATCAGCACCATGATCACCCAGCGCCACTTGACAGTGGGCGAGGACTGGTCGCAGGACCTGCACACGGCGGGCCGCACGGAGCTCAAGTACGCGTACCGCTTCGTGTGCGACGAGCACTACTACGGCGACGGATGCTCGGTCTTTTGCCGGCCCCGGGACGACGCCTTCGGACACTTTGCGTGCGGAGAACGCGGGGAGATCGTGTGCGACGCCGGCTGGAAGGGACAATACTGCACCGAGC CAATATGCCTGCCGGGCTGCGACGACGAGCACGGCTTCTGCGAGAAGCCCGGCGAGTGCAA GTGCCGGGTGGGCTTCAAGGGTCGCTACTGCGACGAGTGCATCCGCTACCCGGGCTGCCTCCACGGGACCTGCCAGCAGCCCTGGCAGTGCAACTGTCAGGAGGGCTGGGGGGGCCTCTTCTGCAATCAAG ACCTCAACTACTGCACGCACCACAAGCCCTGCATGAATGGGGCCACTTGTAGCAACACGGGCCAGGGCAGCTACACCTGTTCCTGCAGGCCCGGCTTCACTGGCGCCAGCTGCGAGATCCAAGTCAACGAATGCGCCGGGAACCCCTGCCGTAATGGGGGCAGCTGCGCC GACTTGGAGAACACCTACAGGTGCGAGTGCCCCCGCGGTTTCTACGGCAACAACTGCGAGCTGAGCGCCATGACGTGCGCCGACGGGCCGTGCTCCAACGGCGGCCGCTGCGTCGACAACCCCGACGGCGGCTACTTCTGCCACTGCCCCACCGGGTACGCCGGCTTCACCTGCGAGAAGAAGATCGACCACTGCACCTCGGCGCCCTGCTCCAACG GTGCTCATTGCGTGGATCTGGTCAACTCGTACCTGTGCCAGTGCCCAGAAGGCTTCACGGGCATGAACTGCGACCACGCCGGCGACAAGTGCTCCTCGTACCCCTGCCAGAACGGCGGCACCTGCCAGGACGCCGCTCACGGCTACACCTGCACCTGCCCGCCGGGCTACGCGGGGCGCAACTGCAGCTCGCCCGTCAGCCGCTGCGAACACAAGCCGTGCCACAACGGCGCCACCTGCCACGAGAGGAATAACCGCTACGTCTGCGCCTGCGCCCCGGGTTACGGCGGCCGCAACTGCCAGTTCTTGCTGCCCGAGCACGCCGCCATCCGAGGCTCCGAGGTGCCCTGGATGGCGGTCGGGTCCGGGGTGGCTCTGGTGCTCCTGCTTCTGGCGGGGTGCGCCGTGCTGCTTGGATTCCTCCGCTCCAAAGCCCAACGCGACGGTCCGGGGGAGGCCGGCGGAGAGGGCGAAACCATCAACAACCTGACCAATAACTGCCAACGCGGCGAGCGGGACGCCGCCGTCCCGCCGACTCCGGGCgtgaaaaacatcaacaaaaagatGGACTTGTGCGGCGTGGAGGATCCCGAGGAGGGGGCGTCACCGGGACGTCGGTGCGACAAGAGCAGACCGCCGCCCGCAGACTACAACCTGGTGCGCGAGGTCAACTACGAGCGGGCGGCCAAAGATGCGGCGTCGGAGGCTGCCCGCGAGGACAAGGCCCGATCCCCGGACTCCTTTGAGTTTGAGGAGAAACACAGCAAACGCTTAAAATG CGAAACGTCGGAAATAAATTGCCCGGAAACGTCCGCGTGTGCGGACAACAAGTACAAATCTGTGTTTGTCGTGTCGGAGGAGAAGGACGAATGTATCATTGCAACTGAGGTGAGTAGTTGTTGA